A region of Candidatus Roizmanbacteria bacterium DNA encodes the following proteins:
- a CDS encoding aspartate--tRNA ligase, which yields MKQLSVIDTLDHIDEEVELYGWVDTKRDHKKIIFIDLRDRTGKLQAVGDESLRELTPESVILVKGLIKKRPERLINPNIPTGTIEMEVKGFEILNKAQTPPIPLDSEGYDIDEELRLKYRYLDLRRKRLGETLKLRSDYIHALREALHEKEFTEVETPMLTKSTKEGARDFLVPARLQPGKFYALPQSPQQYKQLLMVAGVERYFQFARCIRDEDLRADRGFEHTQLDLEMSFVSRDDVMQTVESIVKYAVKAVGGKLQKDTFPVFDYADAMKQFGADKFDLRTEQEKKDGVLAFAWVINFPFFKKVDTEDKAEVADGKSGWTFTHNPFSMPLPEHLEWHMKGVNIDRIMTTQYDLVCNGFEAGGGSIRAHKPEILEATYKTMGYSKEETEASVGHMLEAFRYGTPPHGGIALGIDRHVMVLKNERSLKEAIAFPMSSSGKTAVMDAPSVVDEKQLAELGISVDNKE from the coding sequence ATGAAACAACTCTCAGTCATTGATACTCTTGACCATATTGATGAAGAAGTAGAACTGTATGGTTGGGTTGATACCAAGCGCGATCACAAAAAAATTATTTTTATCGATCTTCGGGACCGGACCGGCAAACTCCAGGCTGTCGGTGATGAGAGCCTCCGTGAACTCACCCCTGAATCAGTAATCCTTGTGAAAGGTCTTATCAAGAAAAGACCCGAACGTCTGATAAATCCGAATATACCGACAGGCACTATTGAAATGGAAGTTAAGGGATTTGAAATTCTCAACAAAGCCCAAACTCCGCCTATCCCGCTTGATTCGGAAGGATATGATATCGATGAAGAACTTCGTCTCAAATACCGCTATCTTGATCTGAGAAGGAAACGATTGGGAGAAACCTTAAAGCTGAGATCAGATTATATTCATGCTCTTCGGGAAGCACTGCACGAGAAAGAATTTACCGAAGTTGAGACTCCGATGCTTACGAAATCCACTAAAGAAGGGGCCCGTGATTTTTTGGTCCCCGCAAGACTGCAGCCGGGGAAATTTTATGCACTACCGCAGTCACCTCAGCAGTACAAACAACTCCTGATGGTCGCCGGTGTTGAAAGATATTTTCAGTTTGCACGTTGCATCAGAGATGAAGATCTGAGAGCCGATCGCGGATTTGAGCATACTCAGCTTGACCTTGAGATGAGTTTCGTCAGCCGCGATGATGTCATGCAGACCGTAGAAAGTATCGTCAAATATGCCGTCAAAGCAGTCGGAGGCAAACTCCAGAAAGACACGTTCCCTGTATTTGATTATGCAGATGCCATGAAGCAATTCGGTGCTGATAAATTTGATTTACGAACTGAACAGGAGAAAAAGGACGGAGTCCTCGCTTTTGCCTGGGTCATAAATTTTCCCTTCTTTAAGAAAGTTGACACCGAGGATAAAGCAGAAGTCGCAGACGGAAAAAGCGGATGGACGTTCACACACAATCCGTTCAGTATGCCGCTACCCGAACATCTCGAGTGGCATATGAAGGGTGTGAATATTGATCGGATTATGACAACACAGTATGATCTTGTCTGTAACGGTTTTGAGGCAGGCGGGGGAAGCATCCGAGCACATAAACCTGAAATTTTGGAAGCAACATACAAAACAATGGGTTACTCAAAAGAGGAAACTGAAGCAAGTGTCGGACACATGCTTGAAGCCTTCAGATACGGAACTCCACCGCACGGCGGAATCGCCCTCGGGATAGACCGTCATGTCATGGTTTTGAAAAACGAGCGATCTCTCAAGGAAGCAATTGCATTCCCCATGAGTTCGAGCGGCAAAACGGCAGTAATGGACGCGCCTTCCGTCGTTGATGAAAAACAGCTTGCAGAACTGGGTATTTCCGTGGACAATAAAGAATAA
- a CDS encoding D-alanyl-D-alanine carboxypeptidase, whose product MKNSLQNWVFPWTIKNNEISVISPLLTFNRVIVPFRFYFFFLFATFLTLFYPGDYPYFQLLAYNRETFAELKTTEQYTIHPIPQVSQSFPPYVTAAGVYIVEYDSFTPIYKKNEHAEFFPASTTKIITALVANDLYSAQDIVTVNQPHIEGQVMGLVPGEKITVENLLYGALVHSGNDAAYALADGKGFRFFVEEMNNKAQTLGMKNSHFTNPAGLDNIQQKTTPFDLSIAARELLKNPYLRKMVGTKEIIISDVDYNTFHTLTNVNKLLGEIQGLGGLKTGYTEAAGENLVSFYRHNGHDYIIVVMKSDDRFLDTRVLVDWIKNNVTYIDPPLSAY is encoded by the coding sequence ATGAAAAACAGCTTGCAGAACTGGGTATTTCCGTGGACAATAAAGAATAACGAGATATCTGTTATCTCGCCATTATTAACTTTTAACCGTGTAATCGTGCCATTTCGATTCTATTTTTTCTTCCTGTTTGCCACATTTCTGACCCTTTTTTATCCCGGAGACTATCCGTATTTTCAGCTTTTGGCATACAACAGAGAAACGTTTGCCGAACTGAAAACAACGGAACAATATACCATCCATCCCATACCCCAAGTCAGCCAATCCTTCCCTCCCTATGTGACAGCGGCGGGTGTTTATATTGTCGAATATGATTCATTTACCCCCATTTATAAAAAGAATGAACATGCTGAATTTTTCCCGGCATCAACTACAAAAATCATTACCGCCCTTGTTGCCAATGATCTTTATAGCGCTCAGGACATCGTGACGGTAAATCAGCCGCATATCGAAGGCCAGGTCATGGGGCTTGTTCCGGGAGAAAAAATTACGGTTGAAAATCTGCTGTACGGAGCACTCGTTCATTCCGGAAATGATGCTGCCTATGCCCTTGCTGACGGAAAAGGTTTCCGCTTTTTCGTTGAAGAAATGAACAATAAGGCACAGACACTCGGGATGAAAAACTCTCACTTTACCAATCCTGCAGGACTTGATAACATCCAGCAAAAAACAACTCCGTTTGATCTGAGTATCGCAGCACGTGAACTCCTGAAAAACCCGTATCTCCGCAAAATGGTCGGAACCAAGGAAATCATCATCTCAGATGTAGATTACAATACTTTCCATACACTGACGAACGTCAACAAGCTATTGGGTGAGATTCAGGGGCTGGGAGGTTTGAAAACCGGATACACAGAAGCTGCCGGAGAAAACCTTGTCAGCTTTTATCGGCACAACGGACATGACTATATCATTGTCGTTATGAAAAGTGATGACCGGTTCCTTGATACGAGAGTTCTGGTTGATTGGATAAAAAATAATGTGACGTATATCGATCCTCCGCTTTCGGCTTATTGA